In Cicer arietinum cultivar CDC Frontier isolate Library 1 chromosome 7, Cicar.CDCFrontier_v2.0, whole genome shotgun sequence, a single window of DNA contains:
- the LOC101499442 gene encoding NAD(P)H-quinone oxidoreductase subunit S, chloroplastic, translating into MSSFIALHTLHGSLHQSKFLGQNNLTHFYPHSNKTSNIHTKPTYITCAKFDILQILGGRGLCKGEEGLQKELKREVGFDDQNQPPSETSDKEQRDSKSNTTLSFESVAEEGFEKELMGLTGGFPGGEKGLKKFIEENPLPKLGGEDKRLKLSLSEKPKPPELPLLLPGMIAIVKNQNNPYFMYCGIVQRITDGKAGVLFEGGNWDRLITFRLEELERREKGPPMKNPKSCVLEPFLEKKT; encoded by the coding sequence atgtcttcCTTTATTGCCCTTCATACCCTGCATGGCTCTCTTCATCAATCCAAGTTCCTAGGCCAAAACAACCTCACTCATTTTTATCCTCACAGCAATAAGACTTCAAACATTCACACCAAACCAACCTACATAACATGTGCCAAATTTGATATCCTGCAAATCTTGGGAGGCAGAGGACTCTGCAAAGGTGAAGAAGGTCTTCAAAAGGAGCTAAAAAGAGAAGTTGGTTTTGATGATCAGAACCAACCACCTTCAGAAACAAGTGACAAAGAACAAAGAGACTCAAAAAGTAACACAACACTGTCCTTTGAAAGTGTTGCAGAAGAAGGGTTTGAGAAAGAGTTGATGGGGTTAACTGGAGGGTTTCCTGGTGGTGAAAAAGGGTTGAAAAAGTTCATTGAAGAAAACCCTCTTCCAAAACTTGGTGGAGAAGATAAAAGGTTGAAACTTTCTTTGTCTGAGAAGCCAAAACCACCAGAACTTCCTCTGTTACTTCCAGGAATGATTGCTATTGTGAAAAACCAAAACAACCCGTATTTTATGTACTGTGGTATTGTTCAAAGGATCACTGATGGAAAAGCAGGAGTACTGTTTGAAGGAGGGAATTGGGATAGGTTGATCACTTTCAGGCTTGAGGAGCTTGAGAGAAGAGAAAAAGGACCTCCTATGAAGAATCCCAAGTCATGTGTTCTTGAACCATTTCTTGAAAAGAAAACTTAG
- the LOC113787812 gene encoding uncharacterized mitochondrial protein AtMg00860-like isoform X1, translating to MTRKDVLVLFDDILIYCPTWEDHLKHLETTLTVLWDNKLVANKNKCSFAQLLVEYLGHIISLEEVAMDPAKIACVHLWPVPRNVKGVHGFLGLAGYYCKFIRGYGKIAKPLTKLTKKDGFKWGSKEQEAFDTLKHHITTAPVLALPDFNEEFVIESDASGNDLGAILLQQGQPIAYFSKALGDRSFAKSTYEKELMAVALAIQHW from the coding sequence ATGACTCGGAAGGATGTATTGGTATTATTCGATGACATTTTGATTTATTGCCCCACATGGGAAGATCACTTGAAACATTTGGAGACCACCCTCACGGTCCTATGGGATAACAAGCTAGTGGCAAACAAAAATAAGTGCTCTTTTGCTCAACTGTTGGTGGAGTACTTGGGTCACATCATTTCATTGGAAGAAGTAGCTATGGATCCCGCTAAAATAGCATGTGTCCACCTTTGGCCGGTTCCAAGAAACGTCAAGGGCGTCCATGGGTTCTTAGGACTAGCGGGTTACTACTGTAAGTTCATTCGGGGCTATGGTAAAATTGCCAAACCACTTACTAAGCTCACCAAGAAGGATGGTTTCAAGTGGGGGAGCAAGGAACAAGAGGCTTTTGACACTTTAAAGCACCATATCACAACTGCACCAGTACTAGCACTCCCTGATTTTAATGAAGAGTTTGTGATTGAGAGTGATGCCTCGGGTAACGATTTGGGAGCAATCTTGTTGCAACAAGGACAACCGATTGCTTATTTCAGCAAGGCATTAGGGGATCGTAGTTTTGCTAAATCAACATATGAGAAGGAATTAATGGCAGTCGCCTTAGCCATCCAACATTGGTGA
- the LOC140918946 gene encoding uncharacterized protein, giving the protein MNPPERIRPTASRRRRRMIIEDDDEGHHDQGEPSIVHEEDVVHGQVDVHEHMVHEQVDVHEQEKAAPAHEGEHMEEEHDGAEGPGELTRYPGGPYDLSVLTRCCYHVSARLWFGEERPLLKIVAHGKKMQQFTLSVLLRPIENWVNLSGLNPLQRGSLKMIDNNLISAFVERFEDDRQQLDICVY; this is encoded by the exons ATGAATCCCCCAGAGAGGATTCGACCGACagcttcaaggagaagaagacgtATGATTATTGAAGACGACGATGAGGGACATCATGATCAGGGGGAGCCTTCTATAGTGCATGAGGAAGATGTGGTACATGGGCAGGTGGATGTACATGAGCATATGGTGCACGAGCAGGTGGATGTACATGAGCAGGAGAAGGCTGCACCTGCTCATGAGGGAGAGCATATGGAGGAGGAACATGATGGGGCTGAGGGACCTGGTGAGCTCACACGGTATCCTGGAGGACCTTATGATTTGTCTGTCCTTACACGATGCTGTTATCATGTTTCAGCTAGACTATGGTTTGGTgag gagagaccattgctgaaaattgttgcgcatgggaagaaaatgcaacaatttactTTGTCGGTACTTCTGCGACCCATAGAGAATTGGGTGAATTTGTCAGGTCTGAACCCATTGCAACGGggtagtttgaagatgatcgaCAACAACTTGATATCTGCGTTTGTTGAAAGATTTGAAGATGATCGACAACAACTTGATATCTGCGTTTATTGA
- the LOC101499748 gene encoding uncharacterized protein: MNKKILVVGGTGYLGQHLLQSYETHPQSHSYDLSLAFTYHSTPLPHPFSDAFPHSLPFQVDFKTGIGFEAISNVFGQPDVVVNCAAISVPRACEIDPDTAHAINVPSSLVTWLQSFKQNSTLLIHLSTDQVYEGEKSFYKEEDIAIPVNVYGKTKVAAEKFISENWPNFAILRSSIIYGPQTLSPVPKSLPIQWMDGALSKREQVEFFHDEFRCPIYVKDLVTIILALTCQWISSESKQMQLLLNVGGRDRVSRVQMAEAVAQFRGHDTSLIKPVSASSVDRGVKSPADISMDITRLIQTLQINPVSFKDGVKLTLTTEAKR; encoded by the exons ATGAATAAGAAGATATTGGTTGTGGGAGGCACAGGTTACTTGGGACAGCATCTGTTACAATCCTATGAAACTCATCCTCAATCTCATTCTTACGATCTCTCTCTCGCATTTACCTACCACTCCACTCCTCTTCCTCACCCTTTCTCCGATGCATTTCCTCATTCCCTTCCTTTCCAAGTTGATTTCAAAACCGGCATTGGATTTGAAGCCATTTCCAACGTATTTGGCCAG CCTGATGTGGTTGTAAATTGTGCTGCCATCTCAGTACCTCGTGCTTGCGAAATCGATCCTGATACTGCTCATGCTATTAATGTGCCATCATCCCTTGTAACATGGCTGCAAAGCTTTAAACAGAACAGTACTCTTCTCATTCATCTCTCCACAGATCAAG TTTATGAAGGGGAGAAGTCCTTTTACAAGGAAGAAGACATTGCGATTCCAGTAAATGTTTATGGAAAAACTAAAGTGGCGGCGGAGAAGTTCATTTCGGAAAATTGGCCAAACTTTGCAATTTTGAGAAGTAGTATCATCTATGGGCCACAAACTCTCTCACCAGTTCCAAAATCTCTTCCTATTCAG TGGATGGATGGTGCCCTTTCTAAAAGAGAACAAGTGGAGTTCTTTCATGATGAGTTCCGTTGTCCGATTTATGTTAAGGATCTCGTAACTATCATACTAGCTTTAACATGCCAATGGATATCATCAG AGAGCAAGCAAATGCAGTTGTTACTTAATGTTGGTGGACGCGATAGGGTATCACGTGTTCAAATGGCTGAGGCTGTCGCACAATTTAGAGGGCATGACACCTCATTAATCAAACCAGTCTCTGCTTCATCG GTTGACAGAGGTGTGAAGTCCCCAGCAGACATATCTATGGATATCACTAGATTGATTCAAACACTTCAAATTAATCCTGTTTCATTTAAAGACGGCGTAAAATTAACGCTTACAACTGAAGCTAAGCGGTGA